Below is a window of Brassica napus cultivar Da-Ae chromosome A5, Da-Ae, whole genome shotgun sequence DNA.
AAGTAAGTCAGCTTCCTTATTATCGAAAAAACCAGAGGGAAGGGCTCCTTTCACCACTGTACCAGTCGTCTGTGTCTGACTCTCTTTAGGCTCAATGGTGGTTTTGATATCAGAAGAATCATCCTTCTGATTATCGAAGAATCCCTCTGGAAGAGGTCCCTTCGTCTTATTTGTTTCCGAACCTATAGTCTGCTTTGGTTGTTGTACGTTCTTAGGTTTCGAAGATTCTACTTCTGCAGATTTTTGAACTCATATAGTTAAATAATAAGCTTGTGGCACGATAAACAACAAGGTAAACTAATCAATATTTCAAAAACATAAGACTTTCCACATTTTACCATGCCATGTAGATAAAATAACAACTTAACACAGATGGTCTATTTACTAAGAGAATTAGCCATTACCGGGGTGTTTAATAGCAGACTCGAAGAAATTAGGAGGAAGACCAGATGATGATGTCTGAGATTTGGATGATATAGCAGCAGTGGAACTTTCAAGTTTGGTTGGCTTGTTTTCAACAGGTTTGCTACCCCGTTGAACTCCCGCTGCACTAGCCtttaaattattgatagccTGTCCCGATTATTAGTTGCAAAAAAGCAAGTTACTTTAGCTTATAGAAGCCAAACtagtaaaatttataaagtCACGCCACTAATCAGAAAGCAATCCATAACACAAGTGCATGAGTATTTAGTATTAACACCAAGTTTCATTGTTACACACACACACTACGTAAGGCAATTACCTCGTGATGCTTACGAGAAGCTTGGTGTACATCCCATAGTGATTCGGACTTCAACACGACATTGCACACTCGACACACAGGTTGGTCTGATTCATTATACCTGTAAATCCAATTCAAAAAGATTTGTAATCGCTACAACTACAAGCTCGAGCCTAACTCCAGCTCAATAACCTAATTAGAGGTTTGTTTGCAGGAGCTCGGAAGTAATTGACATGGAaacgaagagagagagagagagaagggttTTTACCTAACGAGAGGAGAATCGATGCGAGTTTCTTTCTTCTTGGCGTTGAGTTTTGATCGGAACAACGCCTTCTTCTTCGCTTGAGCATCCATCACCTCACCTTCTCCGATGAAATTAACGAAAAACGAAGATCTGAGAGATTTGTGAGAATCAAAAGGTCCTTCCTTCCATGTTCGTCCTCTCCGCAAATCAATTCTCTTTTACGGGTCGGGTCGATCCGAAATGGGTTTGGACTTGGGACTTTTGGGCTGGTTCTGGGCCTCGCTAGTTATTTATTTTCTCCCAGGTACTTAAGTTTGGATTATTAGCAAAAAAGTATTAAACGTTGTTTTGCACCCTAATTACAAATTGTTCTGCATATGATTCTCTAATTACAAGTTGTCTTGATAATAAAAACccaaaactttataaatatagagtttttgaaTGATCATAAAGGGGAAATATTAACTCAAAAGAGAACTCAGTTGGTTTTGACATAGTTATAAAATGGAATGCTTTAATTTGTCACACTAGTAAATCATATATGGTTCTTGAATTGAGTTCATGAGGTGTGACCATAGCAAAAAGAATAGATAAACTTCACACATTGGTAAGCCGCAACGCCTCCACGAACAACTCCTTGAGTGAAGCGTTTGAAGCCGCAATTCTCTGCGATGTGATGTCCAACTCTTTACCAGACCTGTGACCATTACACAacatacaaacaaaaacaagttcAAAAATAAGTCCACCAGCTTTGTGTGTATATTGAcctttatattaaaaacaaacttaCGGATCAAAAATAAGTCCACCAGCTTCTCTGACAATCACAATTCCTGCGGCAATGTCCCTGTGAATTGATATAATATGATCAAGTCTTGTTAGTGCAAGAGCCAAACGATTgtgtgataaaaaaaagaagaagaaatgttaCCATGGACCGCCAAAACCAATTTCATAGAAGATGTCACCCCTTCCACAAGCGATACCGCAGAGGTCAAGTGCGCACGAGCCTCCCATCCTCAGGGACCGCACCTGATAAAATCAAACAGAAGACAAggatcatgattttttttggcAGAGGTTGGATCTAAAAAATGGAGTTTCCTCTCTCAAATGAATTTTCACCTTGGTTAGCAAACTGTTGATCCTGTTGGTTGCATCGTCTAATGTAGCTTTATCTCTTTTAGTGCCCGCCTGTATTCATATAAAGTTATGAGCGGAGGTGTTCACAACAACACAACAAGGGAGACAGTTTATACCTCTGCTAGGAGCAAAGCGGTTACAAGCTCGCTCTGAGATGAcactgcaacaaaaaaaaagaacatttttTATTGACCAACAAAATCTATAGACTGTAAGGTGTGGAAAGAAGAATGTATGTAAAGTTCCAACCTTTGATTGATTTGCCATTCAAGAAGGCTCCTTTCCCTTGGACACCGGTGAACATCTATTCAATCATTAGATAATATGTAAAGTTTGAGAGATATCATCGAGCTATATTCATGTCCACAGCATCATCAAAGGAATCTATTCATACTGGTATAATGTAAGTGTAACCATGAGAAGAAAGGGAAGTCTTTTACCTCATCCATAATAGGATTATAGACGACGCCAACCACAGGGACTTTCCCAATAGTAAGTCCAatggaaacacacacaaaagGGAACCTGCagaagttttgtttttgttaatgaACTGTGCATAACGAAACAGATAGGCATTCAAATGGGAATTGAGTATACATACCCGTGAACGAAGTTTGTAGTTCCATCAAGAGGATCAACAATCCAAGTTGGTTCGTCAGTTAGTTCAGTCACACCATTTGCCGCTGTTGTTTCTTCTCCGATGAACTAATCCATAACCAAATGCTAAACGATCAATACACTGCAATGCAAGAAAGAAGCTAGCAAAGAGAGAAGAATAAAGACCTTGTGACTAGGAAAAAGCTGTTTGAGATGGTTAAACACGAGCTCTTCACATCCTTTATCAGTCTCAGTCACCAGATCCACCTAAAAAAAGCAACTTCAGTGTAGCTACAGACACAAGACTACTTGTTTTAAGGAGACCAATAAtgattacaaaacaaaaacctgGCCTTTGTGTTCAACATGTTTGGTCTCGTAAAAGCCTTTACGAATGACCTGCACAACGCAAAACCAAAAGGATCCagatttaagtatatgattaaccaCTCGATCGATCAAACTCAatgaagagagaaaaagagagagacctGTCCAGCTTTTTGAGCGGCATCAACGGCAGCAGCCAGGAACTGATCTAGTGAACCTTCATCAAATGTCacacaataacaacaacaaaatgagAAAGAGGAAAATCAGAAGGAAGCAACGGAAGAAGAATGAAAGTGTCTTTTACCATTTTCAGCCATTTTCGATGATTGGAGGAGGTTGCGAGAAGACGAAAATAGTAACGCTTTGTGTTTCTAGGTGTTTCTGAGAAGACAGGAGACACGAGAAAAAGTTAGCAGCGGTTTTTTTGTGGTTGGCCACAGAGCGAATATTCGGGGAATCTAATCTCAATTAATAAAGCTTTTCCTTAAAAGTTTGGTTCTTTCACCTTATAGAGAGGACTCGAATGATCGAATCTATGGAAATGCGTAAGATTTGATCCTCCCTCCCTCCAGTGTTCCTCCACTCCACGATCTGAATCAGTTTTCTCTTATCCGGGTCGGGCCAATTCGAGTGGCCTTTGGGCCTGAGGCTCACTGTATGATGATACATTGTAATTAATTACTACAAGATTACTAgtcaaattaaaatttgattacaTTCTACTTCTATGTTCTTTCacctaaatttttatttagaaagTCTAATAAAATATGGATACATTTACTTATCCATTTGTATTCGTCTAAATTTCATTGAAATCATCAACCGTAATGCGTACGTAAAGATGCGTAACGTTTggaaattgagtttttttttttttgggaactaGTGAAGATGTAACTCGTGAGCAACCATCTATCACAACCTACTACTTCATTCGATGTTTATTGGTAAAGTGTGTTTTAACATTACTGGTAATatcatttcaaaatatacattCCTATGTTTTCATACTACCATTTCAAGTAAATATTCTATTtactcttaaaaaaaattatattgactTAATCTATATACATTGTACTCAAATGACTCATCTCTACATTCTTAATGTAAGATTATTTATCTTTGATATATTTGGTATCattttgattcttcttcttatcACTTGATTTCCAGTAGATATGTCCTGGATATGCGT
It encodes the following:
- the LOC106453207 gene encoding protein ABA AND ROS SENSITIVE 1, which translates into the protein MDAQAKKKALFRSKLNAKKKETRIDSPLVRYNESDQPVCRVCNVVLKSESLWDVHQASRKHHEAINNLKASAAGVQRGSKPVENKPTKLESSTAAISSKSQTSSSGLPPNFFESAIKHPEVESSKPKNVQQPKQTIGSETNKTKGPLPEGFFDNQKDDSSDIKTTIEPKESQTQTTGTVVKGALPSGFFDNKEADLLARGIKLVKPDIKDEYKEFEKLIQEDLQVVDSRMEEEEVDAAETIEEEEQREQRSYKEKVEILKKRKMELKAARLAKRSKTSEGSVKKPKKTEEESPSDDEDDEDSAVDWRAQHV
- the LOC106453206 gene encoding inositol-phosphate phosphatase, with protein sequence MAENGSLDQFLAAAVDAAQKAGQVIRKGFYETKHVEHKGQVDLVTETDKGCEELVFNHLKQLFPSHKFIGEETTAANGVTELTDEPTWIVDPLDGTTNFVHGFPFVCVSIGLTIGKVPVVGVVYNPIMDEMFTGVQGKGAFLNGKSIKVSSQSELVTALLLAEAGTKRDKATLDDATNRINSLLTKVRSLRMGGSCALDLCGIACGRGDIFYEIGFGGPWDIAAGIVIVREAGGLIFDPSGKELDITSQRIAASNASLKELFVEALRLTNV